One region of Quercus lobata isolate SW786 chromosome 2, ValleyOak3.0 Primary Assembly, whole genome shotgun sequence genomic DNA includes:
- the LOC115962766 gene encoding uncharacterized protein LOC115962766 → MSVAQLIVEEPNSELKRARIEIQPALRFSDEDKIGTIQPHDDTLVVTLRIRGYNVKRVMVDQGSDVEIMYPDLYRELNLKSEDLTAYDSPLVSFDGKVVIPKGQIRLPMQARSEVVEVDAYSPYTAIVARPWLYALRAVSSTLHLKVKYPSENRVEEFMGTEEAKCEDLEKVFVGDNSEKFFQVGAQLPPQEKEELVEFLKRNVDVFMWNAYEAPRVDPSFICHHLNVNPSATPKKQPPQGSSKDHTNSVKDEVMKLKQAGAIKEEFYPKWLANIVVVKKKNGKWRVCVDFTDLNKACPKDHFPMPQIDQLMDATVGHPQISFLDTFKGYH, encoded by the exons ATGTCCGTAGCACAGTTGATAGTCGAAGAGCCTAATTCTGAGCTGAAGAGAGCTAGAATAGAGATCCAACCGGCTCTGAGATTTTCGGATGAAGACAAGATAGGAACCATCCAGCCACATGATGATACTTTGGTGGTCACCCTCAGAATAAGAGGGTATAATGTGAAGAGGGTGATGGTAGACCAGGGTAGTGATGTAGAGATTATGTACCCTGATTTGTATAGAGAGCTAAACTTGAAGTCTGAGGACCTGACAGCTTATGATTCACCTCTAGTGAGCTTTGATGGGAAAGTTGTCATCCCAAAGGGTCAGATTAGGCTGCCAATGCAGGCAAGGTCAGAGGTTGTTGAAGTGGATGCATACTCCCCCTACACGGCCATTGTGGCCAGGCCTTGGCTTTATGCCCTAAGGGCCGTTTCTTCTACTCTGCATTTGAAGGTGAAATATCCATCAGAGAATCGAGTTGAAGAGTTTATGGGGA CCGAGGAGGCAAAGTGTGAGGATTTAGAGAAAGTTTTCGTAGGTGATAACTCggagaagttttttcaggtTGGGGCTCAGCTACCTCCTCAGGAGAAGGAAGAGCTGGTAGAGTTTCTCAAAAGGAATGTTGATGTGTTCATGTGGAATGCTTATGAAGCTCCAAGGGTGGATCCGAGCTTCATCTGTCATCATTTGAATGTTAACCCATCAGCCACCCCCAAAAAGCAACCACCTCAGGGCTCATCTAAGGATCATACTAACTCTGTCAAAGACGAGGTGATGAAACTTAAACaagctggggctatcaaagaagagTTCTACCCTAAGTGGCTTGCCAATATTGTggttgtgaagaagaaaaatggaaagtGGCGGGTatgcgtggacttcacagacctgaacAAGGCCTGCCCAAAAGATCATTTCCCCATGCCTCAGATAGATCAGTTAATGGATGCCACTGTAGGTCATCCTCAGATAAGCTTTTTGGACACCTTTAAAGGCTACCACTAG